The Microbacterium sp. SORGH_AS_0862 genome has a segment encoding these proteins:
- a CDS encoding sensor histidine kinase encodes MTDSRPLRVLREELESTGIPGIASFTRERVERVMAVSVALAFGALGAQAFFAALGAQDVREGWELALMLVVFVPFVVMEVTFFSGRFTLFGGRFFVVAYTASLAVWPWATAGSETAITYQPWIYFLVTVATVASVIVFPRPVHVAITVLLPFAYGLVRMIELRFVADAWIAVSLDTSFSLILGSVLMMLAWTFRTASSTIDERRLRAVSSYAQAAAVNATERERVAVAALMHDSVLAALLAAERAETPRERDLAVSMAREALTRLANTDRDVGEGSDAPVSAEAIVADIRRTIDDARCPAELVVDLDPDTPEVPGRVARALALAAAQAISNAVEHAAGAGLIVRVSGSAEPGRVVIVVADSGPGFDIDEVPADRLGIRASILARVSAFGGSAEVVSSKDGTRVTMTWRAVRP; translated from the coding sequence ATGACCGATAGCCGACCGTTACGGGTCCTCCGCGAAGAACTCGAGAGCACCGGCATCCCCGGCATCGCCTCGTTCACACGGGAGCGCGTGGAGCGAGTCATGGCGGTGTCGGTCGCCCTCGCCTTCGGCGCACTCGGTGCGCAGGCCTTCTTCGCCGCCCTCGGCGCGCAGGACGTGCGGGAGGGGTGGGAGCTCGCTCTCATGCTCGTGGTCTTCGTGCCGTTCGTGGTCATGGAGGTCACGTTCTTCAGCGGGCGGTTCACGCTCTTCGGCGGGCGCTTCTTCGTCGTTGCCTACACCGCATCGCTCGCCGTCTGGCCATGGGCCACGGCCGGGTCGGAGACGGCGATCACGTATCAGCCGTGGATCTACTTCCTGGTGACCGTCGCCACCGTGGCGAGCGTCATCGTCTTCCCGCGGCCCGTCCACGTCGCGATCACCGTGCTGCTCCCGTTCGCCTACGGACTCGTCCGGATGATCGAGCTGCGCTTCGTGGCCGATGCGTGGATCGCGGTGTCCTTGGACACCTCGTTCTCCCTCATTCTGGGCAGCGTCCTGATGATGCTGGCGTGGACGTTCCGCACCGCGTCCTCGACGATCGACGAGCGGCGCCTGCGCGCCGTGAGTTCGTACGCCCAAGCCGCCGCCGTGAACGCCACCGAGCGTGAACGCGTCGCGGTGGCGGCGCTCATGCACGACAGCGTGCTCGCGGCGCTGCTGGCCGCCGAACGCGCGGAGACGCCCCGTGAGCGCGATCTGGCGGTGTCCATGGCCCGCGAGGCGCTGACCCGATTGGCCAACACCGACCGCGATGTCGGCGAAGGCAGCGACGCCCCCGTGTCGGCGGAGGCGATCGTCGCCGACATCCGGCGGACGATCGATGACGCACGGTGCCCCGCCGAGCTCGTCGTCGACCTCGACCCCGACACCCCGGAGGTGCCCGGCCGGGTGGCGCGGGCGCTGGCTCTCGCAGCAGCCCAAGCCATCTCCAATGCGGTGGAGCACGCCGCGGGAGCCGGACTGATAGTGCGGGTGAGCGGCAGCGCCGAGCCCGGCCGCGTGGTCATCGTCGTCGCCGACAGCGGGCCCGGTTTCGACATCGACGAGGTGCCCGCGGATCGGCTCGGGATCCGCGCCTCCATCCTGGCCCGCGTGAGCGCGTTCGGCGGGAGCGCAGAGGTGGTCTCCTCCAAGGACGGAACCCGGGTCACGATGACGTGGCGGGCGGTGCGCCCGTGA
- a CDS encoding response regulator transcription factor: protein MTRVAFIDDHESVRLGVEAACARTGTTDVVYSGASVTSYLAWRAGGGEQADVVVLDLTLGDGTTVTENVTRLTGDGSAVIIYSVADRPASVREALLAGAAGVISKASPISDVVGAIATVARGDVLNTVEWASAIEGDRAFADAQLSTREREVLKLYAAGLPLKIVADRLGIAFSTAKENITRIRVKYVEVGRPAPTKVDLLRRALEDGLLTEQSVGAHDR, encoded by the coding sequence ATGACGCGCGTCGCCTTCATCGACGACCACGAGTCGGTGCGGCTCGGGGTGGAGGCCGCCTGCGCGCGCACCGGCACGACCGATGTCGTGTACTCCGGAGCATCCGTCACCTCCTACCTCGCGTGGCGCGCGGGGGGAGGCGAGCAGGCCGACGTCGTGGTGCTGGATCTCACGCTCGGCGACGGCACCACGGTCACCGAGAACGTCACCCGGCTGACGGGCGACGGGTCGGCGGTGATCATCTACAGCGTGGCCGACCGGCCCGCATCCGTGCGCGAAGCCCTGCTCGCCGGAGCGGCCGGCGTCATCAGCAAGGCCTCCCCGATCTCGGACGTCGTCGGAGCGATCGCGACCGTCGCCAGAGGGGACGTGCTGAACACCGTCGAGTGGGCCAGCGCGATCGAAGGGGACCGCGCCTTCGCCGACGCGCAGCTGTCGACGCGTGAACGCGAGGTGCTGAAGCTCTACGCCGCGGGACTCCCGCTGAAGATCGTGGCGGATCGCCTGGGCATCGCCTTCTCGACGGCGAAGGAGAACATCACGCGCATCCGCGTGAAGTACGTCGAGGTGGGCAGACCCGCTCCCACCAAGGTCGACCTGCTGCGGCGCGCGCTGGAGGACGGACTGCTCACGGAGCAGTCGGTGGGCGCCCATGACCGATAG
- a CDS encoding class I SAM-dependent RNA methyltransferase produces MDAGTHLDLEITDVAHGGVFVARHGDERRVVFVPDTVPGERVRVRLTDTSKKSFWRAEVVEVLDASPHRQPHVWSQADLSVPAENRPGGADFGHIVLPEQRALKLRVLEDALARIGRLSIPATMEAAHTNASGETESADGTGWRTRVSLHVDAEGNIGPFGARSHRVVPVRELPLATAAIGDAAEALSGAQPGRVELVQPADGRVRVIARPDARERAARPEVVTERVGERAFRVDAGGFWQVHRLAAGTLTTLVGDALHEVGADPEGWHLDLYGGVGLLAAAIGDAAGPSARITSVESNARATEHAGHNLAQWVGARAETARVERWVADLANNASGDQRARLARGVVVLDPPRSGAGKDTARAIAGLEPDAIVYVACDPVALARDLAEFRLHGYEAEAVRGVDLFPHSHHVEAVATLRRAGARLA; encoded by the coding sequence GGGTGCGGGTGCGCCTCACCGACACGTCCAAGAAGTCCTTCTGGCGGGCGGAGGTCGTCGAGGTCCTCGACGCATCGCCGCACCGGCAGCCGCATGTCTGGTCTCAGGCAGATCTTTCGGTGCCCGCCGAGAACCGCCCCGGCGGTGCGGACTTCGGTCACATCGTCCTGCCGGAGCAGCGGGCGCTCAAGCTCCGCGTGCTCGAGGACGCCCTGGCCCGCATCGGACGGCTGTCGATTCCGGCGACGATGGAGGCGGCGCACACGAATGCGAGCGGTGAGACCGAGAGTGCGGACGGCACCGGCTGGCGCACGCGGGTGAGCCTGCACGTCGACGCGGAGGGGAACATCGGTCCCTTCGGCGCACGCAGCCATCGGGTCGTGCCGGTTCGCGAGCTGCCGCTGGCGACCGCGGCCATCGGGGATGCGGCGGAGGCGCTCTCCGGAGCGCAACCGGGACGCGTGGAACTGGTCCAGCCCGCCGACGGCCGCGTGCGGGTGATCGCGCGGCCCGACGCACGTGAGCGTGCCGCGCGGCCCGAGGTCGTCACCGAGCGGGTCGGCGAGCGAGCGTTCCGTGTGGATGCGGGCGGATTCTGGCAGGTGCACCGACTGGCGGCCGGCACCCTGACGACACTCGTCGGCGACGCGCTCCACGAGGTCGGCGCGGATCCGGAGGGGTGGCATCTCGACCTGTACGGAGGCGTCGGGCTGCTCGCGGCGGCGATCGGGGACGCCGCAGGGCCCTCGGCCCGCATCACGAGCGTGGAGTCCAACGCCCGCGCCACCGAGCACGCGGGGCACAACCTGGCGCAGTGGGTGGGTGCACGGGCCGAGACGGCGCGCGTGGAGCGTTGGGTGGCCGACCTCGCGAACAACGCGAGCGGCGATCAGCGAGCGAGACTCGCCCGTGGCGTGGTCGTGCTCGATCCGCCCCGTTCGGGGGCCGGTAAGGACACGGCGCGCGCGATCGCCGGCCTGGAGCCGGATGCCATCGTCTACGTCGCGTGCGACCCCGTGGCGCTCGCGCGCGACCTCGCGGAGTTCCGCCTGCACGGCTACGAGGCCGAGGCGGTGCGCGGGGTCGATCTGTTCCCGCACTCCCACCACGTCGAGGCGGTCGCCACTCTGCGGCGGGCGGGCGCACGGCTAGCATGA